The DNA segment CGCTGCTCTTCCCCGTCCTGGAAGAGGATCCGCGCCTCGAGCGGCATCGGGATGCCTCCACGGTTTTCGAATACGACCCTTGTCGTATCCCCCAGGCGCGTCACGGAGGCGATCGCCTGGTCGAGGATCGCGTCCTCGTAGATCCAGCCCTTGAAGAACCAGTCGAGATCCCGCCCCGACACGTCCTCCATCGTGCGGATGAAATCGGCCGGCTGCGGGTGCTTGTACGCCCAGCGCCGGATGTATTCCCGGAAGCCCTCGTCGAACACGTCGGGTCCGAGCACCTCCTCGCGCAGGAGGACGAGCACCGCGGCCGGCTTGTTGTAGGCGAGAACCCCGATCTCCGCCTCCGGAATGCTGTCGGCCGGCGTGTATATGGCGTGGCTCGGGAGGCGCGTGTCCGTCGCGATCTGAGCGGGGGACATGAGTTCGCCCAGGATCGGCTCCCCGCCCGCGAATTCGATGCCGGAATAGTAGTTGATGAAGGTGTTGAACCCTTCATCCATCCACGCGTACCGCCGCTCGTCGGAGCCCACGATCATCGGGAACCACGTATGTCCGATCTCGTGGTCCGTGACGGAGAAGAGAAAGGCGCCGCGGGACCGCCACGAACAGAAGACGATCATGGGATATTCCATCCCGAGCGCGAGGCCGGCCACGTTGATCGCGACGGGATACGGATAGCGGAGCCACTTTTCCGAATAGTACCGGACGCTGTGGCGGAGGTATTCCGTGGAGCGCTCCCAGCCGCTCGTCGCGGGTCCGCCGATGCTCTCCTCGGGGTAGGCGGACATGATGAGGACGTCCTCCCAGCCGGCGGCGTCCCAGACGAAACGGTCGGAGGCGGCCCACGCGAAGTCGCGCACGTTCTCGGCGCGGAAGCGCCATGTGAGCGGGGTCTCGCCGGGCGGCCGCGTGTGATCCTCCCCGGCTTCGTCCGGCCCGATGATGTGGACCGTCTCCTCCGAGAGGCGCGCCTCCGCGAGCCGCTCGCGCTGCATCGGCGTGAGGACCTCCTCGGAATTGAGGAGTTCTCCCGTGGCGACCACGATGAAATCGCGCGGAACGGTCAGCTCGACATCGAAGTCGCCGTACTCCAGGTACCACTCGCCCTGCCCCAGGAAGGGGGACTGATTCCACCCGTTCACGTCGTCGTACGTGAAGACGCGGGGGTACCACTGCGCGAGCTGATAGATGATCCCGCCCCGGATGTTGAGTTGCCCCATGCGGTCGCCGCCCGTCTCCGGGATCTCGAACGCGAAGTCGATCTCCACGTCGACCTGGCTTCCGCCCGGCGGGAGCGGTTCGCCGAGGAGGATCTCCATCATCGTGTCCTCGGTCCGGTACTCGGGGACCGTCATCTCGCCCCCGTGGTCAGCGCGCACGCCCGAGATCACGAAACCTCCGTCCTTGAAGAAGCCGCCGTGGCGAACGTCCCCGCCGAGTTCCTCCGCTCTCAGCGCCCCGTAGCTCGTTTCGCGGAAGAGGTTCTGGTCGAGCTGCACCCACAGGCTCGTGAGCGAATCGGGACTGTTGTTCGTGTAGGTGATGCGCTCCGTGCCCTCGATGCGGTCGTCGTCGAGAGTGACCCGGATGTGGTAGTCGGCCCGCTGCTGCCAGTAGGCCTCTCCGGGGGCACCGGCGGCATCCCGGAACTCGCCGGGCGCGGGGAGATCGAGGGGCTCGAAGGCGTCCCCCGGATCGAAGATCCTGCGCAGGGAATCGAGGCGCGCGAGTTCGGCCGCCTCCGCCGCTTCCCGTGCTTCCCGTTCATCTTCCTGCGCCGCCAGCGCACCGTAAGAGGACCCATGCGGCAGCTGCGGCATGGCCAGAGCGGCCAGTGCGGCAAGCAGGGCTGTGGCGCACGTACGCGGCCCCAGGCCGGTCGTCTTCATCGTCCGTTCGTTCACGCGATCCTCATCGGTTGACGCTGCCCGTAGGAAAGCGTACGCCAGAGCCACTCCAGGGGTCCGAAGCGGAACCGGGCGAGCCACCACGGCGACCACGCCAGTTGAAGCGCCCAGGTCCCCACCACGATCGCGACGCAGCCCACGGTCCCCACGCGTGCATACAGTCCCAGTCCATGACCGTAGAAGATGAGCGAACACAAGATGCTCTGGGCGATGTAGTTCGTGAGCGCCATCCGTCCGACGGCGGCCAGACGCGTTTGAGTGCGCTCCAGCCGTCCGCTCCGGGCGAGGAGCATGAGCGCGCCCACGTAGCCCAGAAAGACACCGATGGAGCCGACGTAGTTGAACAGTGTCCCCTGGAGCCCCGCCTGCTCCCACGTAAACCCGACCGCGGCATTGTACCACATGCCAGCGGCGACGACGGGCAGGCCGGCGCCGAAACCCCACGCGACGAGGCGCCGGTAGAAGCCTGCGGGCCGTTCCCCCGTGAGGACGCCGAGCCTGTACAGGGCCATGCCGACGAGCATGAGGCCGCCGGCGCGCCAAAGCCCGAAAGCGAGGAACCCGCCGATTCCGAAAGCCAGGGCATCGGAGGCCCGAATCGGCATCTGTTCGGTCCAGCCGCCGCGCATGGCCTCGATCCGTGCCTCGATCTCCGCGGGCGGGGGGTCCCACTCCGCCGCGGCTTCCGCCCGCAGATCCTCCGGCCAGTACGGAAGGGTCCAGGCAGTCACGCCGATGACCACGACGACGACGGCGACGAAGGATGCGCCGATCCACAACAGCCGGCGGGGCGACCGGGTGTGGAGGCGGTACAGGATCAGACCACACAGGGCGTAGATGACGAGGATGTCGCCCTCCCAGATCAGATACGCGTGGAGCAGACCGATGACGAGGAGCCAGAACTGGCGTCGGTTGTGGAGTTTGCGTCCCGGAATGCCGCGCGTGGCCATCCGTTCGCTCATCATCGCAACCCCCGCGCCGAACAGCAGGGAGAAGATGGAGATGAACTTCATCTCCGCGAACAGATGGATGAAGCCCCAGATCCACAGGTCGGTGGCGCCGACCGCACCGTCCGGCCCCCCGGGCGGCTCGGTGTAGGCCTCCGGGCCCCACGAGAACAGCCAGATGTTGACGATGAGGATGCCGAGTACCGCGAAGCCCCGAAGCATGTCAATCGCATGGATCCGCTCGGATCCGCTCGCAGGGGCGGGGGTCCCGGGGCCGCGAAGCGTTTCGGACGGCGTTTCGGACATCGTATACCTGTCTGCTATGTTGGACGCGCGGTTCGAAGAGCGAACACCGACGACGTAAAGCCAATCGAGAGGTGCGATCATGCCCCGGCCCGTGAACATTCTGTCCCAAGCCCCCCTCGTCCGCACCCCGCGACCGGGATCCGCGGGGATTCCGGCGCTGGCCGCGCTCGTCCTTGTGCTCGCATCGGTGGCGCCGTTAAACGCCGCCGCGCAG comes from the Candidatus Palauibacter soopunensis genome and includes:
- a CDS encoding M1 family metallopeptidase, which translates into the protein MNERTMKTTGLGPRTCATALLAALAALAMPQLPHGSSYGALAAQEDEREAREAAEAAELARLDSLRRIFDPGDAFEPLDLPAPGEFRDAAGAPGEAYWQQRADYHIRVTLDDDRIEGTERITYTNNSPDSLTSLWVQLDQNLFRETSYGALRAEELGGDVRHGGFFKDGGFVISGVRADHGGEMTVPEYRTEDTMMEILLGEPLPPGGSQVDVEIDFAFEIPETGGDRMGQLNIRGGIIYQLAQWYPRVFTYDDVNGWNQSPFLGQGEWYLEYGDFDVELTVPRDFIVVATGELLNSEEVLTPMQRERLAEARLSEETVHIIGPDEAGEDHTRPPGETPLTWRFRAENVRDFAWAASDRFVWDAAGWEDVLIMSAYPEESIGGPATSGWERSTEYLRHSVRYYSEKWLRYPYPVAINVAGLALGMEYPMIVFCSWRSRGAFLFSVTDHEIGHTWFPMIVGSDERRYAWMDEGFNTFINYYSGIEFAGGEPILGELMSPAQIATDTRLPSHAIYTPADSIPEAEIGVLAYNKPAAVLVLLREEVLGPDVFDEGFREYIRRWAYKHPQPADFIRTMEDVSGRDLDWFFKGWIYEDAILDQAIASVTRLGDTTRVVFENRGGIPMPLEARILFQDGEEQRYEVPVDAWQVDGTYVLEVPGGPVRNVQIDPDGVMPDVNRGNNVWGRGILGRRPPR
- a CDS encoding DUF418 domain-containing protein, with protein sequence MLRGFAVLGILIVNIWLFSWGPEAYTEPPGGPDGAVGATDLWIWGFIHLFAEMKFISIFSLLFGAGVAMMSERMATRGIPGRKLHNRRQFWLLVIGLLHAYLIWEGDILVIYALCGLILYRLHTRSPRRLLWIGASFVAVVVVVIGVTAWTLPYWPEDLRAEAAAEWDPPPAEIEARIEAMRGGWTEQMPIRASDALAFGIGGFLAFGLWRAGGLMLVGMALYRLGVLTGERPAGFYRRLVAWGFGAGLPVVAAGMWYNAAVGFTWEQAGLQGTLFNYVGSIGVFLGYVGALMLLARSGRLERTQTRLAAVGRMALTNYIAQSILCSLIFYGHGLGLYARVGTVGCVAIVVGTWALQLAWSPWWLARFRFGPLEWLWRTLSYGQRQPMRIA